CTTGCCGCGATCGCTGGGGGTCACGGCGAGCGAGAGCTGCTCGGCGCCGCGCTTGATCACCACGGTCGTCGCCTTGCCGGCGCGCGCGCCGATCTCCTTGATGAAGGAATCGGGAGCGGCGATCGCCGTGCCGTCCACCGACAGCACCCGGTCACCGGCCTTGAAGCCGGCCTGCTCGGCCGCCTGGCCGGGCATGACCTGGGTGATCTGGAGGTCGCCCAGCTTGAACTGGACGAAGCCGACGGTCAGCGCCGCGAAGAGCAGGACGAGGAAGGCCGTGGCGTAGTTGGCCGCGACCCCGCCGCTGACGACGATGAAGCGCTGCCAGACCGGCCGGTTGCGCAGGAGGCGCCGGTCGTCGTCGGCGTACTCCCCGGACGGGTCGTCGTCGAGAAAGGCGCAGTAGCCGCCGAAGGGCAGCACGTTGAGGCGAACGTCGGTCTCGTTCCAGCGCCAGCCCAGGATCTTGGGACCGAAGCCGAGGGCGAACTCCTTGACCGGGATGCGCAGGGCCTTGGCGCAGAAGAAGTGGCCCGCCTCGTGGAAGAGGATCAGGAAGGCGATGATCACCGCCACCAAGAGATACCGCTGCAGATCGGTCATCGTGACTCCTTGTTACTCTTCACGGGCACGCCTGAAATCAAGCGAGCACGCCGAGTTGGGGAAATTTCAAATTGAGCCATTGTACCACGGCCATCACGGCG
This window of the Pantanalinema sp. genome carries:
- the rseP gene encoding RIP metalloprotease RseP yields the protein MTDLQRYLLVAVIIAFLILFHEAGHFFCAKALRIPVKEFALGFGPKILGWRWNETDVRLNVLPFGGYCAFLDDDPSGEYADDDRRLLRNRPVWQRFIVVSGGVAANYATAFLVLLFAALTVGFVQFKLGDLQITQVMPGQAAEQAGFKAGDRVLSVDGTAIAAPDSFIKEIGARAGKATTVVIKRGAEQLSLAVTPSDRGKIGVGIQPSSVSREYQRPANPVLAAAQQQGAMTFQTVDGFVKLATGKMSPNDLGGVIEIGRAGAFVAKNDLRDMLAFTALISIGLAVMNVLPLPALDGGHMVFLLLEAIRRKPVPRRIEEPIQQGGMVLLMGLMMLMLIKDVVKPIKYPELPAPSASPSAPAPHK